From Tursiops truncatus isolate mTurTru1 chromosome 13, mTurTru1.mat.Y, whole genome shotgun sequence:
tggttgagagtccacctgccgatgcaggggacacgggttcgtgccccggtccgggaagatcccacatgccgcggggcggctgggcccgtgagccatggccactgagcctgcgcgtccggagcctgtgctccacaaaagaaGAATAACACGTAGTATGTGTCTTGTTAGGTTGGGATCATGTTATCCTTTCCCCTCTTAAAAATTCTTCTAGAGCTTCCACCCCTCCTACCTGCCCCTTACCCTCAGGACAAAGACCACATTCCTCGATTAGGCCTCAAAGGCCCTGTGTAATCTGCGAGCAAAGCCTTAAGTTAAGTATTTACTACCCAGCCTTGGCCTGGAAGGTCTCTCTCTACCTCACTCGCCTGGTTCACTCCCTCTCattctccatgtcttggcttcaACATCCCTGAGTTCCAAGTTCAGGTCTCCTATAACACTCTCTTATAGCACCCTATACTTACCCTTCCTTGTACTTCTCAAAACTGTAATTAAATCAGCTCTTTAAGACCTACCTTCCCTATCATGAACTCCATGAGGCTGGGACCATGTGGACTCATCATTTATAAGACCTGGCATCCGGTAAGTGCTCAAAACAATATTTAtggagtaaaagaatgaaaacagctATTTAAATCACTGaggaaaaaacccaactgccaaaAGATTTGGACTCCTCCCTGGGGCTCCTCCTATAACCTGACCAATACTGTGCAGTGATACCTCTGCATCCCTGTTCCTCACGCAGGCTGCCAATTCATTTTCCAGAGTATCGATGATTTCTTGGTTCCTCTGATTCCGTCTGGTGATGTCCTGGATGAACTGAGTCTTGTCTCTGGCTTCCATGGGACTAGTGAGTAGCTTCTCAAACAGGAAACCTCGGAGTTCTACCAGGCTATCAATAAAACTCTGGGCTTCCACACTTCTGCCCAGGGTCTGCACCTGCAACAGCCTGGCAGCCTGGGGGCTACTGAGCAGGAGTCTCACGATGTTCTTGGTGGATCCTTTGATCTGCTGCAtaaggggtgggaggtgggatttCTGCACCTCTATGGAGAGGACACGGTCTCGGAACGACGGTTCATCCTCGAACTCTTCTTCCTCCTGCAActgcctttcttcctcctgcAGGTAACTGACACGATCCACGAGGATCTGGCAAAGGTCCTGGTGCTCTCTCACTGCTTTCATGATGTCCTCCCCCAGCATCCCCTCCGAATTCTTGGAACTGGATGCCACGTATGACAGCAGGGTCACCAACTCCACCTTGTGAATGGTCTCGTCCAGGATGGACATGATCCTCTTGGTCTCGATGGTGGTGAGTTTGGTCTTGATAGGAGGCAAGCGTTTTGGCGGGGCGGTGGAGTTTTTGGTTGTCTGTGCTATCAGCCTTACTCTGTTGACGTCAGGGTCTTCGTAGAGAGGGCCCACGGCAAGGATGTCCAAAGCCATTTTATGAGCGGTCTTCTTCGCCTTTGTACGCCCTGAGAGATTGAGACTTTGGTAGACTATCTGGGCTTCCTGCTTTTATTGTCTCTGGCAACCCTGAAAAAGGAAGGAGTAGGTAGTCAGCAGAGTCAGGCTGACTTCGGGACGGCTGGTGTGGCCACAGCAGCCGTAAACTGTTGACGTGGAGAGTTTGTCTTAGGTGCTCTGCAGCCTTTACACAGAACCTCTCAAGGAAAGCCGCGTTTAGCTTTGTAACAGTGCTCAGGGCCCCAAGGGTAAGGGGACCAtatgtggagctgggtctcaggCACATGTGTCAGGCAGGGACCAACCAGGAATACAGACATCATTCTAGGTATTCAAACACAGCAACCAGTTACGTGGGTGATGGAAGAATTGAGAGGCCAATCAGGGGAAGGGAAAGCCACCCAGCGATTGTCAATTGCAGGAAACCACGAAGGAGGAGGAAGCGGTGGGTTTGGGGATCAGGGCCACCCAGGGGAAGCTGGAGCCACAGCCATTTCCTGTCCAGGAGTCACTATAGCCCCAGTGGAGCTGTGGCCACTGCCGGAAATGCAGcccaaagcagagaga
This genomic window contains:
- the DRC10 gene encoding dynein regulatory complex protein 10; translation: MALDILAVGPLYEDPDVNRVRLIAQTTKNSTAPPKRLPPIKTKLTTIETKRIMSILDETIHKVELVTLLSYVASSSKNSEGMLGEDIMKAVREHQDLCQILVDRVSYLQEEERQLQEEEEFEDEPSFRDRVLSIEVQKSHLPPLMQQIKGSTKNIVRLLLSSPQAARLLQVQTLGRSVEAQSFIDSLVELRGFLFEKLLTSPMEARDKTQFIQDITRRNQRNQEIIDTLENELAACVRNRDAEVEKENVVIQELKNHLHQLPKLSENSLLRTKKEAKKQQKADFRASQARVAKTQQEILLLQAQFNSLVMENWEAEQALRKKKYKVETEIENWIQKYDLEMSEKQDEYEELDIIHKEEKLQLEELKRRHDVLVEEFSQIQAEQEINAKKRLEAEQEMVHMVRAAMLIQALWRGYLVRSMLRSKKRKWSKSRGKDKGKGEGKGKGKGKGKK